The segment AGAGActtgagatttccaaacaaattaGTAGGGAAAGCAAGAGATGAATCAAAAAGGTGGGACAAGactagaaagaaagatttgactataaataaccctaaaaaagataaaaaccaagCTCTCAGATCTGGAACAAATAGGGTTAAGTGCAAACAAGCAAAAGAAGACATGAGACTTTCTAattcttctatctcagaatcgaAAAGATTACCACataaattaaagttccaagataACGGATAAGTAGACCCAAGAATTGAAGAGATGGGAAGATTTTTAACAACCATTACAGCTGGAAGTACCAAAATACTTGTTTTAGCAATGGGACAAAACATAACAGGAAATATCACTACATGACAACAAACCCACATCAACTATACCCATAATTGGCAAAGAAAGCAAGGAGAGaaatgttttcaatttatttttcaattggaAGTGGTGCATATTGTGGTTGTTTCGAGATCAAGAGTTACTGTGCTGTTGTTattaaaacaagaataaataGAATTTGGAAAAGGGGATGAAAAAGGTAGTTGGTTTGATAATCCAGCCATGTCTTACTTCTAatagagaataaaagaaaatatttaagtcCTCTTCAAACTGAGCTTGAGGATGATTTCTCTGAATGAGAGTTCCCATGTATAACTTGAAGAAACTTTGTAAAGctgtttctgatttttttttttttttttttgataggtggtAAGGGAAGCAATATGTTAATATGCACGCATATGGGAAAGAAAAGACTAGACTGACAGGAGAGGAAGTACATAGGACATATACATAGGAGCCACACGGCAAAGAACAagggagaaaacaaaaaacacttcCTCCCCTTACTTGCAGCCTAACCAATGCCATTAAGTGAAACTCAATCACTTAACACCCCATGGGATAGCTTACAGGCCTTATTTTATCAGAAGCATTTTTAGTAAAAGTCAATAACTAATAAGATTCAAGTTTTTTCTAGGCATGACCACAtattaaaggaaattaataaaacttaagTTAATGTAGTTTCAAAATTGAGAACTCAAAAACACTCGATCATTTTATTCCTATCATTTTTTGTAGTTAATAGAAACATTTGAAAGATTTTAATAAGTAAACTTTTGCCTATTTCAGGTAAATCGTTTAGCCATGTGATCACCCCTTCAAAGAAGGGACTGGGGCTGCAACCCATGTGGGTCCATCAGCTTAGAAGCCATCCAAAGCTCAACTTAACCTCACCCCAAGTTGAAGATTTTCAACCAAAGGTTGGTTCTGTCGGTTTTAGGCTGATTCTTTGGACAACTCAGGTTGGCTAATTAGTTTTTCctctaatttatatattttgttttctttaatacATGAATTACATAGTTAATTAAGCATACTTCAAAAACAAGTtctataaaaaacaatttatccatataaatattttataattgttatAGATAATGGCATGAATTAAGGTCTCTTATTAACTTTTTCTTTGATAGATTCAAGTAAAAGAGTTATCCAAGGCTTCTAATTAACTTCATAGTTACAAGAAAGATCTTTCCATTTACCTCTTCATATCctatttcattatattatgttttcattcatatattaaaagcacaaaaaaaaaagggcaatgTGAACCTATCATTGGTAAAAATATTCAGTAAGTAACTTATCataatttcaaatcatttatcatatttaataaaaaaataatgtataatatatcaaaatatagtTATACGACATAGAGCATATATATAGAATGACaaattttctccctttttgtgGCTCAAAAATGCactaaatttttctattaatcAAAAAGACCGAGAAGGCTGAGACATCCTTCCACAATATACAAATATAatcaaaacaagagaaaaacTACTTATAGCAAAAGCCATAAAAGTTGGATGACCAATGAAGATTACAAAAATTTAAGAACGAACCACAACAAACACTAATTACAACTCAAGAAGTCAAAATCCACAACAAAAGACATAATGTTCCATCACTCCCTTTTTTAGCCTAATTGGCCAAGCAAGGAACCTAACAAAAGGGAGCACCCAAACTCTTaaacaatatcaaatatttggtGGAGCTCCTTTTCCAACCCAACATTAATGACCATAATTTCTCACATGTTAGAAAACCTTTCCTGAACCAAGAGGATTACAAAAACAATTACCTTTCTGTGTACCTGGATTCCAGCTCAAGAAAACAACTGGACCGCATATACTGCTTACAAGTTTCATTAACACTTGAATCCGCAATGTTTAAATTGAAATAGTTCTTAATGAAATCATCAGCCCCAGTAGTTGGCCCTCTCAATCCAGAAAGGATTCTACCAGCATCATCAATAAGTGGGGTTATAGTTGCACTTGCACAAGTCTGTTCCCCATCAACAAATCTGTCCCAAAAATTCCAACCAAAAATCTGTTCTCCTTGTTCATCTTCCATATCACCTCCACAAAAATCTGGATTGCAACTAATGTTTGTGAGTCTTCTGCCCTCCCAACCATATTATTCTGTGATACTGAAACAATTCTTCTTGGCTTCCTTTTGCACTTTTTCTTGTCCAACCAATCAGCTTCTTCGTTTGAAAGACTAGCAATTTCACCATCATGAGCACCAGCACAAAAATCATTACTGCACAATTGCAGAGATTGCTCCGGTTTTAAAAGTTTCAGAGTAGCAGAGGCTTGTCCAGCATGTGAATCTAATAAATATCTCCCATTTTCTCTTACCAGTGGAATTTGGTGTCTTTGTTCATAATAAATGTTACCAAAAAAAGTGGTCAACGAGTGCCCCACACTCCTATTGGAAATTTCTTCATTTACTGATTGCTCAACTTCAGATACGGATGATTCAACTTCACAGAGATCATTGCTGTCACTTGTATTGCTATCAGATGATGCCACTGAATAGGATTCAGCAGATAGCTGCAAAATATCTTCAACTAAGATGTGGCGGCGATGCAGAAGGTCCTCTTGATAATGCGGAGGTGATCCGGGGCAATCAGAGGACAAATGAGACTCCACGATATCATCAATCACAGTCAATGGTGTGACACTGACATCTGGAACCATCCTATTACTACCTTGAGCGGTAAGGGCATTAAGATGTGAGTCTTTAGCTTTCACAGGCACACAATTAATCCGTTCATGTGAATAAGATTTTGATTGATCCTGTATAGCATCCACACCAGTGTCCCTCAATGCAAACATAGAACCTGATTCACCACTACGATCAACGTATTGAGGAACCAAACCTATGGAGATATCTGCAAAGGAGTTATTAGATTCCAATATGTCCGTGCCACTTTCATCTCCTGAAGCTTGAACAGAGTCTGAGACATATCTTGAGCTTTCACCAAGATGCCTTTGACCAGCTTTCTTTCTCATATAATTTTCTGTACCAGAATCCAAGACAGACCCATATTTATTGCCTTCTGCAAAACTGTCAGAAGCCAGATCCATCCACTCCTTAAACTCCCGCAACCAAAGAACGGAACGCTCCTTCTTCATGAGCTCAACTCTTTTCATCAAATCAACTATTTCGGCTTCATCATCAGAAATGGCATTATCCTCTTTACTTCTGACCTCATTATCACATGACACTGAATCTTGGTCAGAGCATATATACATGCTCCCTTCAGTCTCAATACAAGCAAGTCGAGATAGCTTTTTCTGCCAAAAATAGCAACAcagtttatttaataaaagaataagcAAATAGCGGTGAAGAAAAAGTGACCCGCAGAAGTTACATACAAACACTCCATTCCAGAAAGCATATATATAATAACTGCAAGGAAGTGCTAGAACTTAACCAGGAAAATTACATGTTGAACCCTAGAGATTTAAAGCAACTATCCTTTATCCCTGAACTTTCAAAAGGCAGTTAACAGGAACCCCTCCTTGGGCAACCAAtttgtttgattaatttaaattcagaGACAGAGGAAAGGAGTTGCTAAGAATCACAGTATAAGATTAAGGTGGAATGCAGTTTGCCCCAAACGACAGGAAGTAAATACATACTTTTACCCAACTTATTAACTGGGTGATCAAACCTGCCAGGaaacttcaaaaatcacctACCCTTTTTGTGCTTATACCCCCTTCTCCAGCATCATCTCTCGCAGGATAATAGAATCCAAAGCTAGCAGGCCGTTTCTGCCTACTGGCAATAATAATTTGCCTCTTCCAAAACTCTCTTGTGCTGATTTCCATTTCATCTAATTTCACCTAATCAAACATACAAgaggaagcaaacaaaaaacaacaaagagATTATTAGTTTAACAGGAGAGAAATTCTTGAAACTCTGATCTCAGATGTTATCCTATTATGATTCTATGGTCTACCAATAGCATACAAAAAAGAAACTTACAACGAGGAGTttcaaaagggaaaaggaaccataaaaaataaataaaaaataaaaaaggctcCAAA is part of the Vitis riparia cultivar Riparia Gloire de Montpellier isolate 1030 chromosome 17, EGFV_Vit.rip_1.0, whole genome shotgun sequence genome and harbors:
- the LOC117934530 gene encoding uncharacterized protein LOC117934530; amino-acid sequence: MAIVTGDRYLESLVKFVEKQAGPLIEGSVVLKLNPVGLHYVQSRLEALHELESLLAGAPVDYLRAYISDLGDHRALEQLRRILRLLTSLKVVSVLPPSVRDPTRLSLLPFGRLRVLELRGCDLSTSAARGLLELRHTLEKIICHNSTDALRHLFASRIVAIKDSPQWKRLSFVSCACNGLLLMDESLQLLPAVETLDLSRNKFSKVDNLRKCTKLKHLDLGFNHLRTISSFSEVSCHIVKLVMRNNALTTLRGIENLKSLEDLDLSYNVISNFSEIEILAGLPSLRRLWLEGNPICCARWYRPQVFSFFAHPDKVKLDEMEISTREFWKRQIIIASRQKRPASFGFYYPARDDAGEGGISTKRKKLSRLACIETEGSMYICSDQDSVSCDNEVRSKEDNAISDDEAEIVDLMKRVELMKKERSVLWLREFKEWMDLASDSFAEGNKYGSVLDSGTENYMRKKAGQRHLGESSRYVSDSVQASGDESGTDILESNNSFADISIGLVPQYVDRSGESGSMFALRDTGVDAIQDQSKSYSHERINCVPVKAKDSHLNALTAQGSNRMVPDVSVTPLTVIDDIVESHLSSDCPGSPPHYQEDLLHRRHILVEDILQLSAESYSVASSDSNTSDSNDLCEVESSVSEVEQSVNEEISNRSVGHSLTTFFGNIYYEQRHQIPLVRENGRYLLDSHAGQASATLKLLKPEQSLQLCSNDFCAGAHDGEIASLSNEEADWLDKKKCKRKPRRIVSVSQNNMVGRAEDSQTLVAIQIFVEVIWKMNKENRFLVGIFGTDLLMGNRLVQVQL